The proteins below are encoded in one region of Halichoerus grypus chromosome X, mHalGry1.hap1.1, whole genome shotgun sequence:
- the TCEAL7 gene encoding transcription elongation factor A protein-like 7 encodes MQKPCKENEGKPKCSVPKREEERPYGEFERQQTEGNFRQRLLQSLEEFKEDIDYRHFKDEEMTREGDEMERCLEEIRGLRKKFRALHSNHRHSRDRPYPI; translated from the coding sequence ATGCAAAAACCctgcaaagaaaatgaaggaaagccCAAGTGCAGCGTgccaaagagagaggaagaacgCCCCTATGGAGAATTTGAACGCCAGCAAACAGAAGGGAATTTTAGGCAAAGGCTGCTTCAGTCTCTCGAGGAATTTAAAGAGGACATAGACTATAGGcactttaaagatgaagaaatgacaAGGGAGGGAGATGAGATGGAAAGGTGTTTGGAAGAGATAAGGGGTCTGAGAAAGAAATTTAGGGCTCTGCATTCTAACCATAGGCATTCCCGGGACCGTCCTTATCCCATTTAA